The sequence GATGGGCGGTCGTATACGCAATGCGATGTCCGGTGGTTCGGGGATGGACCGCCGGCTCGGGCTGTTCTTCGCGGGCGCGGGCGTACAGATCTACGAGGGCTACGGCCTGACCGAGTCGACGGCCGCGGCGACCGCCAACCCGCCCGAGCGCACCCGCTACGGCACCGTCGGCCAGGCCATCCCCGGCGTCACCGTGCACATCGCGGACGACGGGGAGATCTGGCTGCACGGCGGCAACGTCTTCCAGGGGTACCTCAACAACCCCAAGGCCACCGACGAGACGCTGCACGACGGCTGGCTGGCCACCGGCGACCTCGGCTCGCTGGACGAGGACGGCTATCTGACCATCACGGGCCGCAAGAAGGAGATCCTGGTGACCTCCGGCGGCAAGAGCGTCTCCCCCGGGGTGCTGGAGGAGCGGGTCCGCGAGCATCCGCTGGTGAACCAGTGCATCGTCGTCGGCAACGACCGGCCCTACATCGCGGCCCTGGTCACCTTGGACCAGGAGGCCGTGGAGCACTGGCTGCAGATGCGCGGCAAGCCGAGGATGACCCCGGTCCAGCTGGTGCGCGACGCCGACCTGGAGACGGAGGTACGGCGGGCGGTGGTGGCCGCCAACACCCTCGTCTCCCAGGCCGAGTCGATCCGCACCTTCCGCATCCTGGCGCAGCCGTTCACCGAGGAACACGGCCTGCTCACGCCGTCGTTGAAGCTGAAGCGGAAGGCGATCGAGAAGGTGTACGGCAACGAGGTCGAGGCCCTCTACGGGACCTGACGCTCCGTCAATTCCGGAGCCTCAGTTGTTGTCGCGGTTGATGGTGGACAGCCGCAGTTGGCCGGCGCCGGGCACCTTGGTGACGGTGCGGAGCCGGCCGCAGGAGCCGACGTGGTACGCGGCCTGTGTGCCGGTGCTCCCGGTGCCGGCGTCGACGGGGATGCGCCACAGCCGTTGCCCCGGATTCAGCGGTCAGGAATGCGACGCGGCGCGTGATCGTTGACGATGGGAGTAGCACCTGTCCGCAACCGAAGGATCCAAGGCTCGTGAGCAGCAAGGTCCCCCCGATCATCCTCAACAACGGCATCGAGATGCCCCAGCTGGGCTACGGCGTCTGGCAGGTGCCGGACGACGAGGCCGAGCGGGCCGTCAGCACGGCACTGGAGGCCGGGTACCGCAGCATCGACACCGCGGCGATCTACGGCAACGAAGAGGGCACCGGCAAGGCCATCGCCGCCGCCGGGCTGCCCCGCGAGGACATCTTCGTCACCACCAAGCTCTGGAACAGCGACCAGGGGTACGACTCCACGCTGCGCGCCTTCGACGCGTCGCTCGCGAAGCTGGGCCTCGACCACGTCGACCTGTACCTGATCCACTGGCCGCTGCCGGCCCGCGACAACTACCTCGACACCTACCGGGCGTTGGAGAAGCTCTACGCCGACGAGCGGGTCCGCGCCATCGGCGTGTCCAACTTCCTCCCCGAGCACCTGCGGCGGCTCATCGACGCGACCTCCGTCATCCCGGCGGTCAACCAGATCGAGCTGCACCCTCACCTGCAGCAGCACGCCGCCCGCGAGTTCCACGCGGAGCAGGGCATCACGACCGAGGCCTGGTCCCCGCTCGGCCAGGGCAAGGGGCTGCTGGAGGTGCCGGCGATCGTCGCCATCGCGCAGAAGCACGGCCGCACCCCGGCCCAGATCGTGCTGCGCTGGCACATCCAGCTCGGCAACGTCGTGATCCCGAAGTCCGTGACGCCGTCGCGGATCAAGGAGAACATCGAGGTCTTCGGCTTCAGTCTGGACGACGAGGACCTCGCGGCGATCAGCGCGCTCAACGAGGACCGGCGCCTGGGCCCCGACCCGGCCACCTTCGACATGGGCTGAGCCGCGTCCGGAGCGGACCGGGCCACCGGCCGGCCCGCTCCGGTTCAGGCGCGGCCACCGCGGCCGTCCGCCACGGCGGCGCTGCGCCTGGCGGTACGCGCCTCCCTGCAGGAACGCGGCAAGGGCGCCCGCGGGTGGCGTACGCCCCCGCGGCTCAGTCGGTCCGCACGTCCGCGTGCACGATCTCGA comes from Streptomyces sp. FXJ1.172 and encodes:
- a CDS encoding aldo/keto reductase; this translates as MSSKVPPIILNNGIEMPQLGYGVWQVPDDEAERAVSTALEAGYRSIDTAAIYGNEEGTGKAIAAAGLPREDIFVTTKLWNSDQGYDSTLRAFDASLAKLGLDHVDLYLIHWPLPARDNYLDTYRALEKLYADERVRAIGVSNFLPEHLRRLIDATSVIPAVNQIELHPHLQQHAAREFHAEQGITTEAWSPLGQGKGLLEVPAIVAIAQKHGRTPAQIVLRWHIQLGNVVIPKSVTPSRIKENIEVFGFSLDDEDLAAISALNEDRRLGPDPATFDMG